The Pseudomonas fragi DNA window ACGCGCTGCTCAAGGGTTTCGTTAAGCTCAAGCAAGGCTTGTTCGGTGGCAGTGGCCTGCAGACGCTGGCGGCGCCTAGAACTCTTGATTGCCATGGTCGTTCCCGGGTTTGAATCTGTTAGTCAGTGTATGTAATGCCGGATACCGGCTCAAGGCTATAAACCTTGCTGCAAGGTGCAGTCTTGACCGTTCGACTAAGGTCGAATGAGGCTGGAGCTTAGCCTTTCGTACAATTGCGCCCCTTTTTTTGATTGCGCACGCCGAGTGTAATGCCGGGCGTGCCTGCGATCGTTTTCACCTTGCCAATGATTGGCTGCTGGAGCTTGTACATGGTTGTTCCTTTTTCATTGTTGGCGCAGAGCCGGGTAACACGCTTGGGCGCGCTGGCAGTGTGTGCCGGTTTTGCCGCACCGTCACAGGCCGGCGGTTTTTTTGAAGACAGCAGCGCCAAACTGGAAGCGCGTACGGTGTACTTCAACCGCGATTTTCGCGATGGCTCAAGCTCAAACCCCCAGGGCGCGTCCAAGCGCGATGAAACCGCGCAGGGTTTTATCCTCAATCTGCAATCGGGCTACACCGAAGGCACCGTGGGTTTTGGCCTCGATGCCCTGGGTATGTTGGGCCTGAAGCTGGATTCCAGCCCTGCCGACAGCAACAGCGGCCTGTTGCCTTCGACCGGTAACGATCCCCGTCGTTCCAAGGACCAATACGCCAAGTTCGGCCTGACGGCCAAGATGCGCGTGTCCGACACCGTGCTCAAGTACGGCGCGTTGCTGCCCGACCTGCCTTTGCTCAAGTACAACGATGGCCGTTTGCTGCCGAACATGTTCAACGGCGCGATGCTGGTGTCCCAGGAAATCAAGGACCTCAAGTTCATGGCCTCGCGCCTTGATCGCTATACCGCCCGGGATTCCACGGACTCCCAGGACCTGCGCCTTAACTGCAAGAACAAGCGCTATGGATGCAACATCACTGCCGATCACTTCACCATGTACGGCCTGGACTACAAGGTCAACGAGCGCCTGACCGCGCAGTATCATTATGGCGAGTTGCAGGACATCTACCGTCAGCAGTTTGTCGGTTTGCTGGCCACGCAGCCGGTGGGCCCGGGCGTGCTGTCAGCGGACGTGCGCTTGCTCAAAAGTGACGATTCGGGTTCGGCCAGGGCCGGGAATATCGACAACCGTGCCCTGGGGGCCATGCTCGGTTACTCCCTGGCCGGGCACAAGCTCAGTGCCGGCTGGCAGCGCATGAACGGCGACACCTCGATGCCGTACCTGGATGGCAGCAACCCGTACCTGGTCAACTACCTGCAGGTGAATGACTTCGCCAATGCCCAGGAACGTTCATGGCAGCTGCGTTACGACTATGACTTCAAGGCCATTGGCATTGACGGTTTGTCGTTCCTGACCCGCTATGTCAATGGCGACCATATCAAGGTGGTGGGCAGCACGCAGGAAGGCAAGGAGTGGGAACGTGACAGCGAGCTGAAGTACGTCGTGCAGAGTGGCACGTTCAAGGACGTCAGCCTGCGCTTGCGCAATGCCACCTACCGGACCAACTACGCCCAATTCGCCCGTGACGTGGACGAAACGCGCCTGATCGTGAGCTACAATCTGTCGATTTGGTAACCTCGCTGTGTAGTCGCTGACGAGTGCAGCGAGGCTCGTCAGCGGCTACAGACTGGGAAAAAGCGATCGCTGAAAGCCCCTCACCCCAACCCTCTCCCGGAGGGAGAGGGAGCTGATCAGTGGAGATATTGATTCCGCGTACGGTCAGTGCCCTCTCCCTCTGGGAGAGGGCTAGGGTGAGGGCTTTTGGGATGGACATATGAAAACACTCTTGCTGATTGGCATTGGCGCCGGCGACCCGGAACATATCACCGTGCAGGCCATCAACGCGCTCAACCGTGCCGATGTGCTGTTTGTGCTGGACAAGGGCCAGACCACCAACGACCTGGTACGCCTGCGCCTGGACATCTGCCAGCGCTATATCCGCGAACCGGGTTACCGGGTGGTGCAGGTCAGTGATCCGCAGCGTGACAGCTCGACGCCGTCCTACACCGAGGGTGTCGAGCATTGGCACGAGCAGCGGGCCGAGGTGTTCGCCCGTTTGATCGACGAGGAACTGGCTGACGGCGAATTCGGCGCATTTTTGCTGTGGGGCGACCCCGGGTTATACGACAGCACCCTGCGCATCCTTGACCGGGTGCGGGCCGGGGGCTGCGACGATTTCGACTATCAGGTGATCCCCGGTATCAGCAGTGTGCAGGCGCTGGCTGCGCGTCATCGGATTGCGCTCAACGGCATCGGCCAGCCGATCCGCATCACCACCGGGCGCCGGCTGCACGCCGGGGATCTGGACAATGTGGTGGTGATGCTCGATGCCCATTGCGCCTTCGCCGCGTATGTCGCCGAAAACGTGGATATCTACTGGGGCGCTTACCTCGGCACGGCGGACGAAATCCTGATTGCCGGCAAGCTGGCCGACGTGTGCGAGCAGATCAAGCAGGCCCGCGAAGCGGCGCGCCTGCGCAAGGGCTGGATCATGGATACCTATCTGTTGAGGCGCACCAGTCATTGACCCACCGGGCAAGTCCCGAGTGGTTCAAAGAGTGTGCGGGCGGTTCTTGGCCTCGATCCATTGCGCCATGTACTGGGTGCTCTTGTGCTGGTGGTGGCGCAGCATCGCCCCGGTGAAGTTGTTGCGCCGGTGCTGTTCCAGCCCGGTGCGGCAACGTTCGATGCATTCAACCAGGGCCGGGCCGTGGCTGGCTTGCAGATAGCGTTGCGCCAGCAGGGTCTGCCCGTGTTGTTGGGCTTGATGCCAGGCTTCGGCGTTCTGGTACAGGTGTACAGCCGCCGCGGCAATCGCAGAGGCGCTCTGTTCGATGGCACCGGCCCACGGCAGTTCGCCATGCATGCCTTCGGCACCTACCGGCGTGGTGACGTTGGGTGTGCCGCAGAGCATGGCATCGGCGATCTTGCCCTTGATCCCGGCACCAAACCGCAACGGCGCCATGCAGATACGTGCATGGCTCATCACCTCAAGGGCATCTTCGGCCCAGTTGAGCACATGAAAACCCTGCGCCGGGTTGTGCAGCGCCGTGGCCTTGGGCGGGGTGTAGGCGCCGTAGACATGCAGTTGCGCGCCGGGCAGTTGCTGGCGAATCAGCGGCCAGACAGTGGTTTTCATCCAGAGCACGGCATCCCAGTTGGGCGCGTGGCGAAAGTTGCCGATGCTCAGAAAGTGCTGACGCTGCTCAAAAGGCACGAACGTGGCGGGCACGCTGTCGACCATCAGCGGGCACCAGTGCAGCAGGGCCCTGGGCACGTTGAAGTGCTCAACCAGCAGGTCGATTTCGTACTCGGAGATCATTAGGCTCAGGTCGCAGCGGTAGATCGCGGCGATTTCCCGCTGGGCCAGATCGGTGTCGGCCATCTGCTCGAACGTGTCGCGCCGGGCCGGAGCGAACAGGCTGCTGAAGTCATCCAGGTCGGCACTGCTTTTGAGGCGCGCCTTGAGCTGTTGCTGGCGGGCGTCGCGCAGGCTTTGCAGGTCGGAGGTTTCCAGTACGCGCAGGGCGGCGGGGCAGTGCTTCTCGACGCGCCAGCCGAACTGCTCTTCCATCATGAAACGGTCGAACAGCACGATATCGGGGGTCAGCTGGCTGATAAAGGTATCGAAACTGCTGTTATTGAGCTCGATTCCGACTTCGTCGATGCCCAGGCTGGCCAGGTCAGCCTTGTGTTCGCCAATTCCGGCCGGGCTGCTGAACGTGATATGCCAGCCGCGCTGCAAAAAACTCTCGATGATCTGCATCATGTGCCCGCCGGCCGCCGAAGAGCGTGGCTCGGGCCACACGTAGCCGATAATCAGGACGCGGGTGGGGCGGGTGGACGGCATGGGCAGATCCTTGAAGCACTGTGGCTGAAAAAAGGCAGCAATTAGAACACATGTGCAACGAAATTCCTGTGTGGGAGCGGGCTTGCTCGCGATACAGGCGACCCGGTTTTGCGGGCAGATCGCAGTGATGCCATCGCGAGCAAGCCCGCTCCCACAGTCGATGGGTCAAAGCTGCGCATTGACCTGTTACAAAGCACTGCGTAGCCTTGCGCGTTCGAGGTTCTTCGCAGCGCGAAGCTAAGAAGGGAACGCGGTATGCCGCGGCTGCCCCCGCAACTGTAAACGGTCATTGATCTTGCACTGCCACTGCCAAACAGGCGGGAAGGCGCAAGGTAGGTATCAGCCGTAAGCCAGGAGACCTGCCTCGTGACAGATTCTTACTTCAACCGGGCGGGGTGATCCGGTGGCGAAGACTGACCGCGCACTGCCTGCGGTCGTCGTCCCGTATGCCCGCCGTTTTGCCAAAGGGCATCCGATGAAAACACTGGCCAAAACCCCCGTCACCATCGTTACCGGCTTTCTTGGCTCGGGTAAAACCACCTTGCTGCGCCATATGCTGGACAACGCCCAGGGCCGCCGCATTGCCGTAATCGTCAACGAGTTCGGCGAGCTGGGCATCGACGGCGAAATCCTCAAGCAATGCTCCATCGGCTGCACCGAAGAAGAGGCCAATGGCCGCGTCTACG harbors:
- a CDS encoding OprD family porin, whose translation is MVVPFSLLAQSRVTRLGALAVCAGFAAPSQAGGFFEDSSAKLEARTVYFNRDFRDGSSSNPQGASKRDETAQGFILNLQSGYTEGTVGFGLDALGMLGLKLDSSPADSNSGLLPSTGNDPRRSKDQYAKFGLTAKMRVSDTVLKYGALLPDLPLLKYNDGRLLPNMFNGAMLVSQEIKDLKFMASRLDRYTARDSTDSQDLRLNCKNKRYGCNITADHFTMYGLDYKVNERLTAQYHYGELQDIYRQQFVGLLATQPVGPGVLSADVRLLKSDDSGSARAGNIDNRALGAMLGYSLAGHKLSAGWQRMNGDTSMPYLDGSNPYLVNYLQVNDFANAQERSWQLRYDYDFKAIGIDGLSFLTRYVNGDHIKVVGSTQEGKEWERDSELKYVVQSGTFKDVSLRLRNATYRTNYAQFARDVDETRLIVSYNLSIW
- the cobF gene encoding precorrin-6A synthase (deacetylating) translates to MKTLLLIGIGAGDPEHITVQAINALNRADVLFVLDKGQTTNDLVRLRLDICQRYIREPGYRVVQVSDPQRDSSTPSYTEGVEHWHEQRAEVFARLIDEELADGEFGAFLLWGDPGLYDSTLRILDRVRAGGCDDFDYQVIPGISSVQALAARHRIALNGIGQPIRITTGRRLHAGDLDNVVVMLDAHCAFAAYVAENVDIYWGAYLGTADEILIAGKLADVCEQIKQAREAARLRKGWIMDTYLLRRTSH
- a CDS encoding glycosyltransferase, coding for MPSTRPTRVLIIGYVWPEPRSSAAGGHMMQIIESFLQRGWHITFSSPAGIGEHKADLASLGIDEVGIELNNSSFDTFISQLTPDIVLFDRFMMEEQFGWRVEKHCPAALRVLETSDLQSLRDARQQQLKARLKSSADLDDFSSLFAPARRDTFEQMADTDLAQREIAAIYRCDLSLMISEYEIDLLVEHFNVPRALLHWCPLMVDSVPATFVPFEQRQHFLSIGNFRHAPNWDAVLWMKTTVWPLIRQQLPGAQLHVYGAYTPPKATALHNPAQGFHVLNWAEDALEVMSHARICMAPLRFGAGIKGKIADAMLCGTPNVTTPVGAEGMHGELPWAGAIEQSASAIAAAAVHLYQNAEAWHQAQQHGQTLLAQRYLQASHGPALVECIERCRTGLEQHRRNNFTGAMLRHHQHKSTQYMAQWIEAKNRPHTL